The Arcanobacterium pinnipediorum genome includes a region encoding these proteins:
- a CDS encoding shikimate dehydrogenase family protein, with translation MLPKQSLQPQYRCGLIGSPISHSLSPAIHHASFECLGIDGSYELLPTDLDELRLRLDQCQDAGFHGLNVTMPLKQSIVALLDDLTPSARLSHSVNTVLFTDGKRIGHSTDGDGILQPLRDLGIDLDHIKLAILGSGGAGAAAVVAASRAGIAQITLLNRPGPGLERAYRHAGQIAADPLNSSTIDVVPLEAGGSSPAAIANADVIVNCTPVGMAPALTELSPIPSQWLSEHHVIVDAVYWPEDTLLLREARSAGAQTVSGIKMLVAQAMLAEEFWFDCVLSAQHRIAVESNFRNFLA, from the coding sequence ATGCTGCCCAAACAATCACTCCAGCCTCAATACCGTTGTGGACTTATTGGTTCTCCGATCTCGCATTCGTTATCTCCTGCTATTCATCATGCTTCGTTTGAGTGCTTGGGGATTGACGGTAGCTATGAATTACTGCCAACAGACCTCGATGAACTTCGATTGCGGTTAGATCAATGCCAAGACGCCGGTTTTCATGGCTTGAACGTTACAATGCCGTTAAAACAATCAATCGTGGCGTTGCTGGATGACCTGACGCCTAGTGCACGCCTTTCTCATTCAGTTAATACCGTTTTGTTCACCGATGGGAAGCGAATCGGTCATTCAACTGACGGCGATGGCATACTTCAACCACTGCGCGATCTGGGAATTGACCTTGACCATATTAAACTGGCGATTCTGGGTTCAGGAGGGGCTGGAGCAGCAGCTGTGGTTGCTGCTTCTCGGGCTGGAATTGCCCAGATAACATTGTTAAACCGCCCAGGGCCAGGGCTGGAGCGGGCTTATCGTCACGCTGGGCAGATCGCTGCAGATCCACTCAATAGTTCAACGATAGACGTTGTGCCCTTAGAAGCAGGTGGCAGTAGTCCAGCTGCTATCGCTAATGCAGACGTTATCGTCAACTGTACTCCGGTAGGTATGGCTCCAGCTCTTACTGAGCTATCTCCGATACCTTCGCAATGGCTTAGCGAACACCACGTGATTGTCGATGCAGTGTATTGGCCTGAAGATACGCTTTTGTTGCGTGAAGCCCGCAGTGCTGGTGCGCAAACGGTTTCGGGTATCAAAATGCTTGTCGCTCAAGCGATGCTTGCGGAAGAATTTTGGTTTGATTGCGTTTTATCTGCGCAACATCGCATCGCTGTCGAGAGTAATTTCCGGAATTTTCTCGCTTAA
- a CDS encoding nucleoside triphosphate pyrophosphohydrolase family protein, with amino-acid sequence MTIESIPDARNPETLVRQFHEIYHLPAPDDGPSADRERIHMRLALVAEEFAELVGAAYGKQARSIIEKSWHEARASDDKTRDTIEVADALGDLIYVIYGMALELDIPLTDVLHEIHASNLSKLDAEGNPIYREDGKVLKGPHYFRPDIAKVLGIAPKQ; translated from the coding sequence ATGACTATTGAATCGATTCCCGATGCTCGTAATCCCGAAACGTTGGTGCGCCAGTTTCACGAGATTTACCATCTACCCGCTCCCGATGATGGACCAAGCGCTGACCGTGAGCGCATCCATATGCGCCTGGCGTTAGTTGCCGAAGAGTTTGCAGAACTTGTTGGTGCAGCCTATGGCAAACAAGCACGGTCAATAATTGAAAAATCTTGGCATGAGGCGCGTGCATCTGATGATAAAACGCGCGATACCATCGAAGTTGCAGATGCCCTCGGTGATCTCATTTACGTTATATACGGGATGGCGCTCGAGCTCGATATACCGCTAACTGACGTGCTTCATGAAATACATGCGTCGAACTTATCTAAGCTCGATGCCGAGGGTAACCCTATCTATCGTGAAGATGGGAAAGTCTTAAAAGGACCACATTATTTCAGGCCTGATATTGCAAAAGTCCTAGGGATAGCACCAAAGCAATAA
- a CDS encoding error-prone DNA polymerase codes for MNSLYAELHAHSSYSFLTGASQPEDLVHRAAQLELSALAITDFDGFPGVVRFTRAARDHGISTVIGSELKFIHDSSQLLILTKNPRGYHKLSHEIGSALLASGKKGQAHYDMESLASASDNLWYVVTGGSHSQVRQALEKESGLWALDSAYGALIDLIERFGQENTVMELSAYGDPYDRERRAALKQVADRAGIVCIATGDVHMATESEKPLADVLFATRKNSTLADVRPLLPPWPTVLRSAKEMTILHRDFPQAVEHAAQLGAECAFDFELIAPRLPPFPVPDGYTEQTWLRELVSRGAYERYGSKERARQAWELIDHELEIINNLGFAGYFLIVEEIVSFCHREGIWCQGRGSAANSAVCFALGITAVDAVRHKMLFERFLSPDRKEAPDIDLDIEAGQRERVIQHVYQRYGRTNAAQVANVITYRARSALRDSARAFGYQPHEINAWIHGKERHEPIVDIPSNVSSIADKMQNLPRHLGIHAGGMVLCDRPVIDVCPVGWASKEGHTVLQWDKEDCADSGLVKFDLLGLGMLSALRIAFTHIQQQGVLGCDGKPVGLHNIAQDDSRVYDLLCAADTVGVFQVESRAQMATLPRLRPRTFYDIVIEVALVRPGPIQGGSVHPYISRRRGRERVTYAHPLLKPALEKTLGVPLFQEQLMRIAIDAAGFTPAQADQLRKAMSSQRSHERIARLHAQLMSGMRQRGIEVDTAEEIFHKLDAFADFGFPESHAFSFAYLVYASAWLKVHYPEHFYMALLRSQPMGFYSPQSLIADARLHGINLLPVDVTASEVKTSVQEFVGELAVGNSARMRLVDRHPDTAIRLGLEHISGLGGVAERIYQARVDKPFANINDLVQRAHLSAKHIQLLSTAGALEGLGVTRRSGIWAAQHIGVTHTLTHQWYQPVIPGTEVEVKTDGLTEMTHFEAHKADLYSTGITPFNHPLEFLRPYLRDTKILTIEQAFAHEVGERIKIAGCITHRQRPHTARGMTFLSLEDESGMMNIVCSAGMWKRFRHATQNNIVIVRGVIEKHDGAVNFIADGIERVDHSLVLSSRDFR; via the coding sequence ATGAATAGTTTGTATGCTGAGCTCCATGCTCATTCGAGCTACTCGTTTCTCACCGGAGCATCGCAGCCAGAAGATCTTGTTCACCGAGCAGCGCAACTAGAATTATCTGCGTTAGCGATAACAGATTTTGACGGATTTCCCGGCGTCGTTCGGTTTACTCGGGCTGCGCGTGATCACGGTATCTCTACTGTGATTGGATCGGAGCTAAAGTTTATCCACGATAGTTCCCAGCTACTTATTTTGACTAAAAATCCGCGTGGATATCACAAACTATCCCATGAAATAGGTAGCGCATTGTTGGCCTCTGGGAAAAAAGGGCAGGCGCACTATGATATGGAGTCTTTGGCGTCAGCTAGTGATAACTTATGGTATGTCGTGACCGGCGGATCGCACAGCCAGGTGCGGCAGGCCTTGGAGAAGGAATCTGGACTATGGGCGCTAGATAGTGCGTATGGCGCACTTATCGATCTTATTGAACGGTTCGGGCAAGAAAATACGGTTATGGAATTATCCGCATACGGTGATCCGTATGATCGTGAGCGACGAGCAGCATTAAAACAGGTTGCAGATCGTGCAGGAATTGTGTGCATTGCAACTGGAGATGTGCATATGGCAACCGAAAGTGAAAAACCTCTTGCAGATGTTTTGTTCGCGACTCGAAAAAATAGCACACTAGCCGATGTTCGTCCGCTGCTACCACCGTGGCCAACAGTTTTACGTTCAGCAAAGGAAATGACGATATTGCATCGAGATTTTCCGCAGGCAGTTGAGCATGCGGCACAACTAGGAGCTGAATGTGCGTTTGATTTTGAGTTAATCGCTCCGCGTCTTCCGCCTTTTCCGGTACCAGATGGATATACGGAACAAACGTGGCTGCGAGAGTTGGTGAGCCGAGGTGCCTATGAACGCTATGGGAGTAAAGAACGTGCAAGGCAGGCATGGGAACTTATCGATCACGAACTAGAGATCATCAACAATCTTGGTTTTGCTGGTTATTTTCTTATTGTGGAAGAAATAGTTTCATTTTGTCATCGCGAGGGGATATGGTGCCAAGGGCGTGGATCTGCAGCTAATTCGGCAGTATGTTTTGCGTTAGGGATAACTGCTGTAGATGCGGTACGGCATAAAATGCTATTCGAACGTTTTCTTTCGCCAGACCGCAAAGAAGCACCTGACATCGATCTGGACATCGAAGCGGGCCAGCGTGAGCGAGTCATCCAACATGTTTATCAACGATATGGGCGAACAAATGCAGCTCAAGTAGCCAATGTTATTACCTATAGAGCTCGCTCTGCATTACGCGATAGCGCACGAGCTTTTGGTTATCAACCACATGAGATTAATGCATGGATACATGGAAAAGAGCGCCATGAACCGATAGTAGATATTCCGAGCAATGTTTCATCTATCGCAGATAAGATGCAAAATCTACCGCGTCATCTAGGAATTCATGCTGGCGGTATGGTTTTGTGTGATCGGCCGGTGATCGATGTTTGTCCGGTGGGATGGGCAAGTAAAGAAGGGCATACGGTACTGCAGTGGGACAAGGAAGATTGCGCAGATAGTGGACTGGTCAAGTTTGACCTTCTTGGGCTGGGAATGCTGAGTGCGTTGCGGATTGCATTTACACATATCCAGCAACAAGGAGTGCTGGGGTGTGATGGCAAGCCGGTTGGCTTACACAATATTGCTCAAGATGATTCACGAGTATATGACTTACTATGTGCCGCAGATACCGTCGGGGTATTTCAAGTTGAGTCGCGTGCTCAAATGGCAACATTGCCGCGACTTCGGCCACGAACGTTTTATGACATTGTTATTGAAGTTGCGCTCGTGCGTCCCGGACCAATTCAGGGAGGTAGCGTTCATCCTTATATTTCTCGACGGCGAGGAAGGGAGCGCGTAACATATGCGCATCCGTTACTTAAACCAGCTTTAGAAAAAACTCTTGGGGTGCCACTGTTCCAAGAACAACTTATGCGAATTGCTATTGATGCAGCCGGATTTACGCCGGCACAAGCAGATCAGTTGCGTAAAGCAATGAGTTCGCAACGTAGCCATGAACGTATTGCACGATTGCATGCTCAGCTTATGAGTGGAATGCGGCAACGAGGCATCGAGGTGGATACGGCTGAAGAAATTTTCCATAAATTGGACGCGTTTGCAGATTTCGGATTTCCAGAATCACACGCATTTTCATTCGCTTATCTTGTTTATGCAAGTGCATGGCTAAAGGTGCATTATCCAGAACATTTCTATATGGCATTACTACGTTCACAACCGATGGGATTTTATTCGCCACAGTCACTTATTGCTGATGCGCGATTACATGGCATTAATCTTTTGCCAGTTGATGTTACTGCTTCCGAGGTTAAAACATCTGTGCAGGAATTCGTGGGGGAGTTAGCAGTAGGAAATAGTGCTCGAATGCGACTTGTTGATCGGCATCCAGATACTGCTATTCGTCTTGGCCTTGAGCATATTTCGGGGCTCGGAGGCGTTGCGGAACGTATTTATCAGGCGCGAGTAGATAAACCATTTGCCAATATTAATGATCTTGTGCAACGTGCGCACCTATCAGCAAAACATATTCAACTCTTATCGACCGCCGGTGCATTAGAAGGTTTGGGAGTTACGCGGCGTAGTGGAATATGGGCGGCACAACACATTGGAGTGACTCACACATTAACGCATCAGTGGTACCAGCCTGTTATCCCGGGAACTGAAGTGGAAGTAAAAACTGATGGTCTAACGGAAATGACTCATTTCGAAGCCCATAAAGCAGATCTTTATTCAACGGGTATTACTCCGTTTAATCATCCGTTAGAGTTTCTTCGTCCGTATCTTCGTGATACTAAGATACTCACAATTGAACAAGCTTTTGCCCACGAGGTGGGTGAGCGTATCAAAATTGCTGGATGTATCACGCATCGGCAGCGGCCACACACTGCTCGCGGTATGACTTTTTTATCTTTAGAAGATGAGAGTGGAATGATGAATATCGTGTGCTCTGCAGGGATGTGGAAACGTTTTCGCCATGCAACGCAAAATAATATCGTGATAGTTCGTGGGGTTATTGAAAAGCATGATGGAGCAGTAAATTTTATCGCTGATGGAATTGAACGAGTCGATCACTCACTTGTGCTTAGTTCGCGAGATTTTCGATAA
- a CDS encoding tRNA (cytidine(34)-2'-O)-methyltransferase, protein MLNFVFHEPKIPGNTGNAIRLAACTGARLHLIEPLAFNFDDAHLRRAGLDYHDLADLVIHPNWEATKAYFGENCRVFAFTSHTENNYADERYRDGDVLLFGAEPTGLPDDVLNDPYLTKHLRIPMLAGRRSLNLANSASIALYEAWRQLGFNAAAPIS, encoded by the coding sequence ATGTTAAATTTCGTTTTTCATGAGCCAAAAATTCCTGGAAATACCGGCAATGCCATCCGCTTAGCCGCCTGCACCGGCGCTCGTTTGCACCTAATTGAGCCATTAGCTTTCAATTTCGACGACGCACATCTGCGTCGTGCCGGATTGGACTACCACGATTTAGCCGACCTCGTCATACACCCAAATTGGGAGGCAACAAAAGCCTATTTTGGCGAGAATTGCCGAGTATTTGCCTTCACATCACATACTGAAAATAACTATGCCGATGAACGTTATCGCGATGGCGATGTGCTACTTTTTGGCGCCGAACCCACCGGACTGCCAGATGACGTACTCAACGATCCATATCTAACCAAGCACCTAAGAATCCCTATGCTTGCAGGCCGACGGTCGCTTAACTTAGCTAATAGTGCTTCCATTGCACTCTACGAAGCCTGGCGTCAGCTCGGATTTAATGCCGCTGCACCAATTTCATAA
- a CDS encoding helix-turn-helix domain-containing protein, with protein sequence MIEHSYAERILGTILGKTLVARRKELGMTQEEVAHKAQINREHYQQMEYGRSDRKRNSPLNPKLGTLIRLANALRMPVEELLRDAIAAYEEAKKHEDLY encoded by the coding sequence ATGATTGAACATTCATACGCAGAACGCATTTTAGGAACAATTCTCGGCAAGACTTTAGTCGCCCGTCGCAAAGAACTAGGCATGACTCAAGAAGAGGTCGCCCACAAGGCACAGATTAACCGAGAACACTACCAGCAAATGGAATACGGCCGATCAGATCGTAAACGCAATTCTCCACTCAATCCGAAACTCGGCACGCTTATACGGCTTGCAAATGCATTACGGATGCCAGTAGAAGAATTGTTACGCGATGCTATCGCAGCCTATGAGGAAGCTAAAAAGCACGAAGACCTATACTAA
- a CDS encoding TrmH family RNA methyltransferase gives MIIELESLEDPRLNDYTSLTDVALRKSLEAERGLYIAEGDKVIARAINAGHMPRSFIMSERWLQPLQPIIEKATGARDGGAVAVYVASEELIEELTGFHVHRGALASMNRPPLPALDSLIGAHSSARRIVVLENLVNHTNVGAVFRSIAALGFDAVLLTDSASDPLYRRAVRVSMGTVFQVPWTRIDHWPRSMQILKERGWITASLALREDALTLDQFAQLPEVSAPDSKVALILGTEGDGLSNATIAHSDHAVVIPMAGGVDSLNVAAAGAVAAWELRVR, from the coding sequence GTGATTATCGAGTTAGAATCTTTAGAAGATCCCCGGTTAAACGACTATACGTCGTTAACAGATGTGGCGTTGCGTAAAAGCCTTGAAGCTGAACGTGGGTTGTATATCGCCGAAGGCGATAAAGTTATTGCACGCGCGATTAATGCCGGTCATATGCCACGCTCGTTTATTATGTCTGAGCGGTGGCTCCAACCCCTACAGCCTATTATTGAAAAGGCGACTGGAGCTCGTGACGGTGGCGCAGTTGCAGTATATGTTGCCAGCGAGGAACTTATTGAAGAGCTGACCGGTTTTCATGTCCACCGAGGGGCTTTAGCATCGATGAACAGACCGCCGTTACCAGCACTCGATAGTCTTATCGGCGCACATAGTTCTGCACGTCGTATCGTTGTTTTAGAAAACCTTGTTAATCACACAAATGTTGGTGCAGTGTTCCGATCAATAGCCGCACTTGGATTTGACGCGGTGTTATTGACCGATTCCGCATCTGACCCATTGTATCGACGCGCGGTGCGAGTATCGATGGGTACAGTTTTCCAAGTGCCATGGACCCGCATTGATCACTGGCCACGCTCAATGCAGATTTTGAAAGAGCGTGGCTGGATCACGGCTTCCCTTGCTTTGCGTGAGGATGCGCTAACGCTCGACCAGTTCGCACAGTTACCTGAAGTCAGTGCTCCGGATTCCAAAGTTGCTCTTATCTTAGGAACTGAAGGAGATGGCTTAAGCAATGCGACGATCGCCCATTCGGATCACGCGGTGGTCATCCCCATGGCAGGCGGAGTTGATTCGTTAAACGTTGCCGCTGCTGGAGCTGTTGCCGCGTGGGAGTTGCGGGTTCGTTAG
- a CDS encoding SPFH domain-containing protein: METIAISSIILLAVLALVALFIFVAIWRAVIQVHQGYTVIIERLGKYHKTLKPGLHFLVPFIDSVRQRIDMREQVVPFPPQPVITSDNIVVNIDTVIYYQVTQPEAATYEIANPMAAIEQLAVTTLRNIIGSMDMEQALTGRDQINGQLRGVLDEATGRWGIRVSRVELKAIDPPATVQSAMEQQMKAERDRRAAILTAEGIKQSAILTAEGEKQSQILRAEGQAQAAILEAQGESRAILQVFDAIHRGNADPKLLSYEYLKMLPQIAESSSSKLWIVPTELTAALNAVTAGFAGKGDDDVKVDFSGLDDAEFASSLAETNLQNTEDALADAKGEADRANEVVEESGR, encoded by the coding sequence ATGGAAACAATTGCGATTTCATCTATTATTCTTCTCGCTGTTCTCGCCTTAGTTGCACTATTTATTTTTGTAGCAATATGGCGGGCAGTGATCCAGGTCCATCAAGGATATACCGTTATTATTGAACGGCTTGGTAAATACCACAAGACGCTCAAGCCTGGGCTACATTTCTTAGTTCCGTTTATTGATTCGGTGCGCCAGCGCATCGATATGCGCGAACAAGTTGTTCCATTTCCTCCCCAGCCGGTTATCACTTCCGATAATATCGTCGTAAATATTGATACCGTCATCTACTACCAGGTCACTCAACCAGAAGCTGCTACCTACGAAATTGCTAATCCGATGGCGGCAATCGAGCAACTGGCAGTAACTACCCTCCGTAATATCATCGGCTCGATGGATATGGAGCAAGCCTTAACTGGCCGTGACCAAATTAATGGGCAACTTCGTGGTGTACTCGATGAGGCTACTGGCCGATGGGGAATTCGTGTTTCACGAGTTGAACTAAAAGCAATTGATCCGCCTGCTACGGTCCAATCTGCTATGGAACAGCAAATGAAAGCCGAACGTGATCGTCGTGCAGCTATTTTGACTGCCGAAGGTATTAAGCAGTCAGCAATTTTGACAGCTGAAGGTGAAAAGCAGTCACAAATTCTGCGAGCTGAAGGCCAAGCACAGGCAGCTATTCTTGAAGCTCAAGGCGAATCGCGTGCTATTCTCCAAGTTTTCGATGCTATTCATCGCGGCAATGCCGATCCGAAGTTGCTCTCGTACGAATACTTGAAGATGTTGCCGCAAATTGCTGAGTCTTCGTCGTCGAAGCTATGGATTGTGCCAACCGAACTCACTGCCGCGCTCAACGCCGTCACCGCAGGATTTGCCGGAAAAGGTGATGACGATGTCAAAGTTGATTTCAGCGGGCTTGACGATGCCGAATTTGCTTCCTCGTTAGCTGAAACGAATTTGCAAAACACCGAAGATGCACTTGCTGATGCTAAGGGCGAGGCAGATCGGGCAAATGAGGTAGTCGAAGAATCTGGGCGTTAA
- a CDS encoding NfeD family protein, which yields MSEERAKMAWGIWASIFVVLLILEMLTVDFTFTMVAGGALVATLSSALGAGLVVQVIAFAVVSTVLLILVRPWVRRHINNSSNNESNVYALTGQNATALTRVDATSGQVKIGGDTWSAVSSHEPIEAGTTVVITAVQGAQVVVVPA from the coding sequence ATGTCCGAAGAAAGGGCAAAAATGGCTTGGGGAATTTGGGCAAGTATTTTCGTTGTCTTGCTAATTTTAGAAATGCTGACCGTGGATTTTACGTTCACAATGGTTGCAGGTGGCGCGCTTGTTGCTACCCTAAGTTCTGCGTTAGGGGCCGGACTTGTTGTTCAAGTCATTGCCTTTGCTGTGGTATCTACAGTTCTACTTATTCTCGTTCGTCCGTGGGTTCGTCGCCATATCAACAATTCATCTAACAATGAATCAAATGTGTACGCATTAACCGGGCAAAACGCAACAGCTCTTACTCGCGTTGATGCGACCAGTGGCCAAGTAAAAATAGGTGGCGATACCTGGAGTGCAGTAAGCTCACATGAGCCTATTGAAGCAGGCACAACAGTAGTAATTACCGCAGTTCAAGGCGCACAAGTCGTCGTCGTACCCGCATAA
- a CDS encoding ABC transporter ATP-binding protein — protein sequence MSDVLKVNNVSVVRDQASILSDVSWHVNEGEHWVILGPNGAGKTTLVSLISGWSLPTTGTVEIIGETTTDTDLRELKSMVGVASAGIDARISGREKVLDVVRTAAYGRSATWTEDYDAEDSDRARGLLATLGVESLAERGFARISSGERKRVGIARALMPDPEILILDEPLAGLDFGGREQLIVTLEDLARAPYSPVMVMVTHHVEEIPQGFTHALLVKDGRVFAAGEIPSVITEANISELFGLPAQLSHANGRYFASVRR from the coding sequence ATGAGTGATGTGTTAAAGGTAAATAACGTTTCTGTTGTGCGTGACCAGGCGTCTATCCTGTCTGATGTTTCGTGGCACGTTAACGAAGGTGAGCATTGGGTGATACTTGGGCCAAATGGAGCAGGTAAAACAACGCTCGTTTCACTCATTTCTGGCTGGTCACTGCCCACGACCGGAACAGTGGAAATTATAGGAGAAACAACTACTGATACGGATTTGCGCGAACTTAAGTCGATGGTTGGGGTGGCTTCTGCCGGGATTGACGCGCGCATTTCTGGTCGAGAAAAAGTTCTCGACGTCGTTCGCACGGCCGCCTATGGACGTAGCGCAACGTGGACTGAAGACTACGACGCCGAAGATAGTGATCGCGCCCGTGGCTTGTTAGCAACACTTGGCGTAGAATCGTTAGCTGAGCGGGGATTTGCGCGTATCTCTTCTGGAGAGCGAAAGCGCGTTGGTATTGCCCGTGCACTTATGCCAGATCCGGAAATACTCATTCTCGATGAGCCGTTAGCCGGCCTAGATTTCGGTGGCCGAGAACAGCTCATTGTGACGTTAGAAGATCTTGCTCGGGCACCTTATTCACCTGTGATGGTGATGGTAACTCACCACGTTGAAGAAATCCCGCAAGGTTTCACTCATGCCCTCCTTGTTAAAGACGGACGTGTTTTTGCTGCCGGAGAGATTCCTTCAGTTATTACGGAAGCCAATATCTCTGAACTTTTTGGACTACCAGCACAGCTCAGTCACGCCAATGGGCGATATTTTGCAAGTGTGCGCCGTTAA
- the glgA gene encoding glycogen synthase codes for MRVDLLTREFPPHIYGGAGVHVAELSQVLAKHADVHVHAFDGPRPDGEYDPINVSGYNYLDELEGRNSALKTFGVDLAMAGAVSGTDIVHSHTWYANMAGHWAGLLHEVPHVISAHSLEPLRPWKREQLGGGYNLSLWAEKTAYEGADGIIAVSHAMREDIISCYRELDPDKVHVIHNGIDLQAWKAPQTDEELDQARQYMASYNLDPDKPTIIFVGRITRQKGVPGLLRALHYVPDDVQVILCAGAPDTPEILAQTRELVQELQDKRSGIVWIDQHLPRTQIQQLLACSTTFVTPSIYEPLGIVNLEAMAMGLPVVGTNTGGIPDCIEDGVTGTLVPIEQMNDGTGTPLDPQTFERDLGMALAEMVSDPARASQMGLAGRKRTEEHFSWESIAVKTMAFYNEILAR; via the coding sequence ATGCGCGTAGATCTATTGACTCGAGAATTTCCGCCACATATTTATGGTGGGGCAGGAGTCCATGTTGCTGAACTATCTCAGGTCTTGGCCAAGCACGCAGATGTGCATGTCCATGCCTTTGATGGTCCGCGCCCAGATGGCGAGTATGATCCTATCAACGTTTCGGGATATAACTATCTTGACGAGCTCGAAGGGCGCAATAGTGCGCTAAAGACTTTCGGGGTGGATTTGGCGATGGCCGGTGCAGTTAGCGGCACCGATATCGTTCATTCCCACACTTGGTATGCCAATATGGCCGGGCATTGGGCTGGGCTACTCCATGAGGTGCCACACGTTATTTCCGCACATTCTTTAGAACCGTTGCGCCCATGGAAACGTGAGCAACTCGGCGGCGGCTACAATCTTTCCTTGTGGGCAGAAAAAACTGCCTATGAGGGAGCAGACGGTATCATCGCCGTCTCGCACGCCATGCGTGAAGATATCATTTCTTGCTATCGCGAGCTTGATCCGGATAAGGTGCATGTTATTCACAACGGGATTGATCTTCAGGCCTGGAAAGCACCGCAAACCGATGAGGAACTCGATCAGGCACGTCAATATATGGCCTCATATAATCTTGACCCGGATAAGCCAACTATTATTTTCGTTGGGCGGATTACTCGGCAAAAAGGCGTGCCTGGTTTATTACGCGCTTTGCACTACGTCCCCGATGACGTCCAGGTGATTTTGTGTGCCGGTGCTCCAGATACGCCAGAAATATTGGCGCAAACTCGCGAGCTAGTCCAAGAATTACAAGATAAGCGTTCTGGGATTGTATGGATTGATCAACACCTTCCACGAACACAGATCCAGCAACTCCTAGCTTGCTCAACGACCTTTGTCACCCCATCGATCTATGAGCCGTTGGGAATCGTTAATTTGGAAGCGATGGCGATGGGATTGCCGGTCGTTGGAACAAACACCGGGGGAATCCCTGATTGTATTGAAGATGGCGTGACTGGCACGCTTGTGCCGATCGAACAGATGAATGATGGAACTGGTACTCCGCTCGATCCCCAAACTTTCGAACGCGATCTCGGCATGGCACTTGCTGAGATGGTTTCTGACCCAGCTAGAGCTTCTCAGATGGGCTTAGCTGGGCGAAAGAGAACAGAAGAACATTTCTCTTGGGAATCTATTGCCGTCAAGACGATGGCATTTTATAACGAAATTTTGGCACGTTAA